In candidate division KSB1 bacterium, the following proteins share a genomic window:
- a CDS encoding MFS transporter, with the protein MTDRRIFLATAFLRAMSTGMVGVLLGIYFARIGLGASTIGLLIACGLAGAAVAALLATLAAGTIGARRFLVSLSLLGAVGGIAVAFGSQPGLIAVAAFIGMLNGMGRDRGAALIVEQAALPSATDDRGRTKLFAWYNVYQDVGHALGSLFAGLPSLLRLLFDFDELTSLRFALAAAACLLLISSLLYLRLSAAVSAPVPTRVRLSPESRRILVRISALFALDGLGGGFLTASLVSYFFYERFGINEQLIGGLFFAARGLNAVSHLGAAWLAKRIGLVNTMVFTHIPSSLLLVTVAIAPTFPIAAVLFLLREGLVEMDVPTRQSYVMAVVKPAERATASGVTHLVRLGAWAAAPSFAGACMQSLTLGAPLFFGAGMKITYDILLWLSFRHTRPPEEC; encoded by the coding sequence GTGACTGACCGCCGCATCTTCCTCGCGACCGCGTTTCTCCGTGCGATGTCCACGGGCATGGTCGGCGTGTTGCTGGGGATTTACTTCGCGCGGATCGGTCTCGGCGCGTCCACGATCGGGCTGCTCATTGCCTGCGGACTCGCCGGGGCCGCGGTTGCGGCGCTGCTTGCGACGCTGGCCGCCGGGACCATCGGTGCGCGCCGTTTTCTGGTCTCGCTCTCGCTGCTCGGAGCGGTCGGTGGTATCGCGGTTGCATTCGGTTCGCAGCCCGGTCTGATTGCTGTCGCGGCCTTTATCGGCATGCTGAACGGCATGGGCCGCGATCGCGGCGCCGCGCTGATTGTCGAGCAGGCGGCGCTGCCCTCGGCGACGGATGACCGCGGTCGCACGAAGCTCTTCGCCTGGTACAACGTCTATCAGGACGTCGGCCACGCGCTCGGCAGCCTGTTCGCGGGACTGCCCTCGCTGCTTCGATTGCTCTTCGATTTCGATGAACTGACCTCGCTTCGTTTTGCGCTTGCCGCTGCCGCCTGCCTGCTGCTGATTTCCAGTTTGCTCTACCTGCGGCTCTCGGCGGCGGTTAGCGCACCCGTGCCGACTCGTGTGCGGCTCTCGCCGGAATCGCGCCGGATTCTGGTTCGCATCTCGGCGCTCTTTGCGCTCGACGGGCTGGGCGGTGGTTTTCTCACGGCTTCGCTCGTTTCGTATTTTTTCTACGAGCGCTTCGGCATCAACGAGCAGCTCATCGGCGGGCTGTTCTTCGCCGCGCGCGGGCTGAACGCGGTTTCGCATCTCGGCGCGGCCTGGCTCGCGAAGCGCATCGGACTCGTGAACACCATGGTGTTCACGCACATTCCTTCGAGTCTGCTCCTGGTCACCGTCGCGATTGCTCCGACCTTTCCCATCGCCGCCGTGCTCTTTTTGCTTCGCGAGGGCTTGGTTGAGATGGACGTTCCCACCCGCCAAAGCTATGTGATGGCGGTAGTGAAACCCGCGGAGCGCGCCACCGCCTCCGGTGTCACCCATCTGGTACGCCTCGGCGCGTGGGCGGCGGCACCCTCCTTCGCGGGGGCGTGCATGCAATCGCTAACACTCGGTGCGCCGTTATTCTTCGGCGCGGGCATGAAGATTACTTACGATATCCTGCTCTGGCTTTCCTTCCGCCATACGCGCCCCCCGGAGGAATGCTGA